A single genomic interval of Cellvibrio sp. PSBB023 harbors:
- a CDS encoding sugar MFS transporter — protein sequence MTTSSTMNPQRLFTACCIALIVTAMTFAIRAGILTELSVKFNFNNTELGWINGMAFLGFPIAMMFGGLIYNYVGARTLMYLAFACHLLGLILTITAGGFWTLLLSSFFIGFANGSVEAACNPLIADIYHTRKTAMLNKFHVWFPGGIVIGSLVSALMTKLGLGWQMQIAIMIIPTLIYGFMIFGQPFPSMANSETSTATNIKALFSPLFIFMIVCMTMTAISEFGAQQWVGRIFESSDVHPMMILALTAGLMALGRFFAGPLVHAFNPAGVLVMSAIVTTIGLILLSQASGAMIYVSAAVFALGVTYFWPTMIGFTSEYMAKTGALGMSLMGGAGMFSVSMWNPVIGGWLDDAKKEAIASGVTGDAVELVAGQATLQSLAMIPGVLIIAFGVLFVLRKRFAHSE from the coding sequence ATGACCACTTCTTCGACAATGAACCCCCAGCGGTTATTTACCGCTTGTTGTATTGCCCTGATCGTTACGGCAATGACCTTCGCGATTCGCGCGGGTATTTTGACTGAGCTCAGCGTCAAATTTAATTTCAATAACACCGAGCTGGGTTGGATTAATGGCATGGCGTTTTTGGGTTTTCCCATTGCCATGATGTTCGGCGGGTTGATTTATAACTACGTGGGCGCACGCACCCTTATGTATCTGGCGTTTGCCTGCCATCTGCTGGGGCTGATTCTGACCATTACCGCCGGCGGATTTTGGACGCTGTTGCTGTCGAGCTTTTTTATCGGTTTTGCCAACGGTTCTGTTGAAGCAGCCTGTAATCCACTGATCGCCGATATTTATCACACCCGCAAAACTGCCATGCTCAATAAATTCCATGTGTGGTTCCCGGGTGGGATTGTGATCGGCTCCTTGGTATCGGCGCTGATGACCAAATTGGGTTTGGGCTGGCAGATGCAAATCGCGATTATGATCATTCCGACCTTGATCTACGGATTCATGATTTTTGGTCAACCCTTCCCCAGCATGGCGAACTCTGAAACCTCAACTGCGACTAACATCAAAGCACTTTTCTCGCCTTTGTTCATCTTCATGATTGTGTGCATGACCATGACGGCTATCTCTGAGTTTGGCGCTCAGCAGTGGGTAGGGCGTATTTTTGAATCTTCCGATGTACACCCCATGATGATCTTGGCTCTGACCGCAGGTTTGATGGCATTGGGGCGCTTCTTTGCCGGCCCTCTCGTTCATGCGTTTAATCCGGCGGGGGTACTGGTGATGTCGGCGATAGTGACCACCATTGGTTTGATTTTATTGAGTCAGGCATCGGGCGCGATGATTTATGTATCGGCAGCGGTATTCGCCTTGGGTGTGACCTACTTCTGGCCAACTATGATCGGCTTTACCAGTGAATATATGGCAAAAACCGGTGCTTTGGGTATGTCGCTGATGGGGGGAGCAGGTATGTTCTCGGTGAGCATGTGGAACCCGGTGATTGGTGGCTGGTTAGATGATGCAAAGAAAGAGGCGATTGCAAGCGGTGTTACCGGCGATGCGGTTGAGCTGGTTGCCGGTCAGGCAACCTTGCAAAGCTTGGCAATGATCCCTGGTGTATTGATCATTGCGTTCGGTGTGTTGTTCGTATTGCGCAAACGTTTTGCTCACAGCGAGTAA
- the fghA gene encoding S-formylglutathione hydrolase → MTSILTSLSTTKSFGGWIKRYKHHSTSLKCDMVFAIYLPPQAETRTVPVLWWLSGLTCTDENFMQKAGAQRMAAALGIAIVCPDTSPRGLNLPGEHDSYDFGSGAGFYVNATQAPWAEHYRMYDYLTSELPELIKTHFPVNGRESISGHSMGGHGALVLALRQPGRFASVSAFAPIANPSQCPWGQKAFTGYLGDDRSTWQQYDSCALIANSASTQELFIDQGDADEFLAPQLGADALRAACAQAGQPLIYRTRTGYDHGYFFIASFIDEHLQYHANHLYPAIASD, encoded by the coding sequence ATGACCAGTATTTTGACCAGCCTATCCACCACCAAAAGTTTTGGTGGTTGGATTAAACGCTACAAACACCACTCCACCAGCCTCAAGTGCGACATGGTGTTTGCAATTTATTTGCCGCCCCAAGCTGAAACCCGCACCGTGCCCGTGCTCTGGTGGCTATCAGGGCTCACCTGTACCGATGAGAACTTTATGCAGAAAGCTGGCGCCCAACGCATGGCGGCAGCACTGGGTATTGCCATTGTGTGCCCCGACACCAGCCCGCGCGGCCTCAATCTCCCCGGTGAGCATGACAGTTACGACTTTGGCTCCGGTGCGGGTTTCTATGTGAATGCCACCCAAGCGCCTTGGGCCGAGCATTACCGCATGTACGACTACCTGACCAGTGAGCTGCCAGAACTGATCAAAACCCATTTCCCGGTAAATGGTCGCGAATCCATCAGTGGTCACTCCATGGGCGGCCATGGCGCACTGGTACTGGCACTGCGCCAACCTGGTCGCTTTGCCTCGGTATCAGCATTTGCACCCATCGCCAACCCCAGCCAATGCCCTTGGGGTCAGAAAGCATTTACCGGTTATTTGGGCGATGATCGCAGCACATGGCAGCAGTATGATAGCTGTGCGCTCATTGCGAACAGTGCCTCAACCCAAGAGCTGTTCATCGATCAGGGCGACGCCGATGAGTTCCTGGCTCCGCAATTGGGTGCTGATGCCCTACGCGCGGCCTGCGCCCAGGCGGGACAACCGCTGATTTATCGCACCCGCACCGGTTATGATCACGGCTACTTTTTCATCGCCAGCTTTATCGACGAACACCTGCAATACCACGCCAACCACTTGTATCCAGCCATTGCCAGTGACTAA
- a CDS encoding S-(hydroxymethyl)glutathione dehydrogenase/class III alcohol dehydrogenase has protein sequence MKSRAAVAFAAGKPLELVEIDVEGPRTGEVLVRIVATSVCHTDAYTLSGSDPEGVFPAVLGHEGAGIVEAVGEGVTSLKVGDHVIPLYTAECGKCKFCLSGKTNLCGSVRATQGKGLMPDGTTRFSFEGKPLFHYMGTSTFSEYTVLPEVSLAKVSKEAPLDKICLLGCGVTTGIGAVINTAKVTPGSTVAVFGLGAIGLAVIQGAQMMNAARIIAIDVNPDKFELARQFGATDFVNPKDHSAPIQQVIVDMTDGGVDYSFECIGNVNVMRSALECCHKGWGESIIIGVAGAGQEIATRPFQLVTGRVWKGSAFGGVKGRSQLPGYVERYMKGEIKIDEFITHDMPFDQINHAFDLLHEGKSIRTVLHY, from the coding sequence ATGAAATCACGCGCCGCTGTTGCCTTTGCCGCAGGCAAACCATTGGAATTGGTCGAAATCGATGTTGAAGGCCCAAGAACCGGCGAGGTGCTGGTGCGCATAGTCGCCACCAGTGTCTGCCACACCGATGCCTACACCCTCTCCGGCAGCGACCCGGAAGGCGTATTCCCGGCCGTACTCGGGCATGAAGGTGCCGGTATTGTGGAGGCTGTGGGCGAAGGGGTTACCAGCCTGAAGGTAGGCGACCATGTGATTCCGCTCTACACCGCCGAATGCGGCAAGTGCAAATTCTGCCTGTCCGGCAAAACCAACCTGTGCGGCTCCGTGCGCGCCACCCAAGGCAAGGGCCTGATGCCCGACGGCACCACACGCTTCTCCTTTGAAGGCAAGCCACTGTTCCACTACATGGGGACCTCGACCTTCTCGGAGTACACCGTACTGCCGGAAGTATCACTGGCCAAAGTATCCAAAGAAGCACCGCTCGACAAAATCTGCCTGCTCGGCTGCGGCGTCACTACCGGTATCGGTGCGGTTATCAACACGGCCAAGGTCACCCCCGGCTCAACCGTAGCGGTATTCGGCCTGGGCGCTATCGGCTTGGCGGTGATTCAAGGTGCGCAAATGATGAACGCCGCGCGCATTATTGCTATCGACGTTAACCCCGACAAATTTGAACTCGCTCGCCAGTTTGGCGCCACCGACTTCGTCAACCCCAAAGACCACAGCGCGCCCATCCAGCAAGTGATTGTGGATATGACCGACGGCGGTGTGGATTACTCGTTTGAATGTATCGGCAATGTAAACGTGATGCGCTCGGCGCTGGAGTGCTGCCACAAGGGCTGGGGCGAGTCGATCATCATCGGCGTGGCCGGTGCCGGTCAGGAAATTGCTACCCGCCCCTTCCAGTTAGTGACAGGCCGTGTGTGGAAAGGCTCGGCGTTTGGCGGCGTAAAAGGCCGCAGCCAATTGCCCGGTTATGTCGAGCGCTACATGAAGGGCGAGATCAAGATCGACGAATTTATCACCCACGACATGCCATTTGATCAAATCAACCATGCCTTTGACTTACTACACGAAGGCAAGAGCATCCGCACCGTATTGCACTATTGA